In Pelosinus sp. IPA-1, a single window of DNA contains:
- a CDS encoding class II fructose-bisphosphate aldolase yields MALITLENALESIGTKGYGIGAFNIANMEMVMGAIQAAEELNSPIIIQVAEGRMKYSPLHLIGPVMIAAAQNAKVPVVVHLDHGSSLSVISQALELGFSSVMFDGSQYPLAQNIEMTKKIKELAKKKGASLEAEIGKVGGSEGDYENIEVLITSVKEAKQFYEETQVDALAVAIGTIHGTYKVAPNLQFNRLNEIKESITCPLVLHGGSGLTDDDFKQCIAKGVKKINIATASFESVVKKVGAMFGNSRDITYFQHSNAVVEATYENVKHHIKIFGSDNRI; encoded by the coding sequence ATGGCTTTAATTACATTGGAAAATGCCTTAGAAAGCATTGGAACTAAGGGGTATGGTATTGGCGCATTTAATATTGCCAATATGGAAATGGTCATGGGTGCAATTCAAGCAGCAGAAGAATTAAATTCTCCAATTATTATCCAGGTAGCAGAGGGACGGATGAAATATTCTCCTCTACATTTAATTGGCCCAGTGATGATCGCAGCGGCCCAAAATGCGAAGGTCCCTGTGGTTGTACACCTTGATCATGGATCGAGCTTATCCGTGATATCACAAGCTCTGGAATTAGGTTTTTCTTCCGTTATGTTTGATGGTTCTCAATACCCTTTAGCGCAAAATATTGAAATGACAAAAAAAATAAAAGAGCTCGCGAAAAAGAAGGGGGCATCCTTAGAAGCTGAAATTGGTAAAGTCGGCGGGTCGGAAGGAGATTATGAGAATATAGAAGTACTTATAACCTCAGTTAAAGAAGCGAAGCAGTTTTATGAAGAAACTCAGGTTGATGCCTTAGCAGTCGCAATTGGTACGATACATGGCACGTATAAGGTAGCGCCTAACTTACAGTTTAATCGGTTAAACGAGATTAAAGAAAGTATTACATGTCCGTTAGTTTTACATGGTGGCTCAGGACTTACAGACGATGATTTTAAGCAATGTATAGCAAAAGGTGTTAAAAAGATAAATATTGCTACAGCGTCTTTTGAAAGTGTAGTGAAAAAAGTAGGTGCTATGTTTGGAAATTCCCGGGATATTACCTACTTTCAACATTCGAATGCGGTTGTTGAAGCGACCTATGAAAATGTGAAACATCATATTAAAATATTTGGTAGCGATAATAGAATCTAA
- a CDS encoding 5-deoxy-glucuronate isomerase: protein MIGCLEEIKSGYNSVTEVANQEHNMLMDVGIMKMSSKMRSSFFEKDKEMAFLLLNGKLTMSWDGQEKAMVRNSVFNEEPWCLHVPKDTVVTIEALSDCEILVQKTDNDKMFKSKLYGPEDCTSEQFGKGVWNEAALRLVRTVFDYSNAPYSNMVMGEVITYPGRWSSYIPHHHPQPEVYYYKFDKPQGFGCSIIGDNVFKVKDNGFSLIPGGVVHPQIAAPGYAMYYCWMIRHLENNPWTDRINEKCHEWLLDKNAKIWPEK from the coding sequence ATGATTGGATGCTTGGAAGAAATTAAATCAGGATACAATTCAGTAACTGAGGTGGCCAATCAAGAACATAACATGTTAATGGATGTAGGCATTATGAAAATGTCTTCGAAAATGAGAAGTAGTTTTTTCGAAAAAGATAAAGAGATGGCTTTTTTGCTGTTGAATGGTAAGTTAACTATGTCTTGGGATGGACAAGAGAAAGCTATGGTAAGAAACTCCGTATTTAATGAAGAGCCTTGGTGTTTACATGTTCCAAAAGATACGGTGGTTACAATTGAGGCTCTGAGTGATTGCGAGATCTTAGTGCAAAAAACGGATAATGACAAAATGTTTAAAAGTAAACTATATGGTCCGGAGGATTGCACTAGCGAGCAGTTCGGAAAGGGAGTTTGGAATGAGGCAGCATTGCGACTTGTACGGACCGTGTTTGACTATTCCAATGCACCTTATTCTAATATGGTTATGGGAGAAGTAATTACTTATCCTGGTCGATGGTCTAGCTATATTCCTCATCATCACCCACAACCAGAAGTTTATTATTACAAATTTGATAAACCGCAAGGTTTTGGCTGTTCAATTATTGGCGACAATGTTTTCAAAGTAAAAGATAATGGTTTTTCCCTGATTCCTGGAGGAGTGGTTCATCCGCAGATTGCGGCTCCTGGTTATGCTATGTATTATTGTTGGATGATACGGCATTTGGAAAATAATCCTTGGACGGATCGAATTAATGAAAAATGCCATGAATGGTTACTTGATAAAAATGCAAAAATTTGGCCTGAAAAGTAA
- the iolG gene encoding inositol 2-dehydrogenase, whose product MLKIGIIGAGRIGKVHAESISNYVKGAEVKAIADPFLNQETKEWANGMGIKHAYTDYKEILNDAEIDAVLICSSTDTHSPISIEAIQAGKHVFCEKPVDHDVEKIKEVMKVVQSSKCKYQVGFNRRFDHNFRSAKEAVEAGKIGTQHIIKITSRDPEAPPISYVKVSGGMFLDMTIHDFDMVRYLSGSEVEEVYAVGGVLVDPAIGEAGDIDTAIITMKLKNGAMAVIDNCRRASYGYDQRAEVFGSKGSVEIGNDASSTAILSTSDGVVAEKPLHFFLERYMQAYANEIREFVEAIVEDKDVPVNVVDGLEPVIIGLAAKKSIIESRPVKTAEIKSSFGL is encoded by the coding sequence ATGTTGAAAATTGGTATTATTGGTGCTGGTAGAATTGGTAAGGTTCATGCAGAAAGCATTAGTAACTATGTTAAAGGAGCAGAAGTCAAGGCAATTGCCGATCCCTTTTTAAATCAAGAAACAAAAGAGTGGGCTAATGGTATGGGCATAAAACATGCCTACACGGACTATAAAGAAATTTTAAATGATGCTGAAATTGATGCCGTATTAATTTGCTCTTCTACAGATACTCATTCACCTATTTCGATTGAAGCAATTCAAGCTGGGAAACACGTATTCTGCGAGAAACCAGTTGATCATGATGTAGAAAAAATTAAAGAAGTAATGAAAGTAGTGCAAAGCTCAAAATGTAAATATCAAGTAGGTTTTAACCGTCGATTTGATCACAATTTTAGAAGTGCTAAAGAAGCCGTAGAAGCTGGAAAAATTGGGACACAGCATATTATAAAAATTACTTCTCGTGATCCAGAGGCACCGCCAATTAGTTATGTAAAAGTTTCAGGTGGTATGTTCCTTGATATGACGATTCACGATTTTGATATGGTTCGCTATTTGTCAGGCAGTGAAGTAGAAGAAGTGTATGCTGTTGGAGGCGTGTTAGTTGATCCTGCGATTGGTGAGGCTGGTGATATTGATACAGCGATCATAACAATGAAACTAAAAAACGGTGCTATGGCAGTCATTGATAATTGTAGACGCGCCTCTTATGGTTATGACCAACGTGCCGAAGTTTTTGGTTCTAAAGGGTCCGTTGAGATAGGTAACGATGCTTCCTCTACGGCAATATTGAGTACTAGTGATGGAGTTGTTGCTGAGAAACCATTGCATTTTTTCCTTGAAAGATACATGCAGGCTTACGCTAATGAAATCCGAGAATTTGTTGAAGCCATTGTTGAAGATAAAGATGTTCCAGTTAATGTTGTTGATGGGCTGGAGCCTGTAATTATTGGGCTTGCGGCCAAAAAATCAATAATCGAAAGTAGACCAGTAAAAACAGCAGAGATTAAAAGCAGCTTCGGTTTGTAA
- the iolC gene encoding 5-dehydro-2-deoxygluconokinase — MNSIKFDSAKKIDVIPLGRVAIDFNPNELHRPLSEVTTFTKYLGGSPANIAVGLARLNKKVGFIGKVSDDQFGVFVKDYFKSEGIDISNISETKNGEVLGLTFTEILSPTQSQILMYRNGVADLQLSTEDISEEYIKNSKILLISGTALAASPSREACFLAMEYAKRHGTMIIFDIDYRSYTWKSKAEIAIYYSLAGKMSDIIIGSREEFDLTEMLDENNDVKDYQIADKYINYGNKIVIIKHGKKGSIAYCEDKNAYKVNSFSIQLLKSFGGGDAYASAFIYGILENWDIKEALEFGTASAAMVVSSHSCSGAMPKVADIKNFIESKREEVITKIDWEARV; from the coding sequence ATGAATAGTATTAAATTTGATTCAGCAAAAAAGATAGATGTAATTCCACTTGGGAGAGTTGCCATTGATTTTAATCCTAACGAACTACATAGGCCTTTATCAGAAGTTACAACCTTTACAAAATATTTGGGCGGATCTCCAGCAAATATTGCTGTAGGACTTGCGCGTTTAAATAAAAAAGTTGGGTTTATTGGCAAGGTTTCAGATGACCAATTTGGTGTTTTCGTTAAAGATTATTTTAAGAGTGAAGGTATCGACATATCGAACATATCTGAAACAAAAAATGGAGAAGTGCTAGGACTTACATTTACAGAAATATTGAGCCCAACTCAAAGTCAAATATTAATGTATAGAAATGGAGTGGCAGATCTTCAATTATCAACAGAAGATATTTCTGAGGAATACATAAAAAACTCTAAAATCTTACTGATTTCTGGAACTGCATTAGCGGCTAGTCCTTCGAGAGAAGCATGCTTTTTAGCAATGGAATATGCAAAAAGGCATGGGACGATGATTATATTTGATATTGATTATCGTAGTTATACTTGGAAATCAAAAGCAGAAATTGCAATTTATTACTCGTTAGCAGGTAAAATGAGTGATATTATTATTGGCTCTCGTGAAGAATTTGATTTGACGGAAATGCTAGATGAGAATAACGATGTAAAAGATTATCAGATCGCTGATAAATATATAAATTATGGCAATAAAATTGTAATTATAAAACACGGAAAAAAAGGTTCTATCGCCTATTGTGAAGATAAAAATGCTTATAAAGTAAATTCTTTTTCCATACAACTTCTTAAGTCCTTTGGTGGCGGAGATGCTTATGCATCTGCTTTCATTTATGGTATTTTAGAAAATTGGGATATCAAGGAAGCATTAGAGTTTGGAACGGCATCAGCAGCTATGGTGGTTTCTAGCCACAGTTGTTCGGGAGCGATGCCGAAAGTGGCAGACATTAAGAACTTTATTGAAAGCAAGAGGGAAGAAGTCATTACAAAAATTGATTGGGAGGCAAGAGTATGA
- the iolD gene encoding 3D-(3,5/4)-trihydroxycyclohexane-1,2-dione acylhydrolase (decyclizing), whose product MQTVKLTTAQALVKFLNQQYIEVDGKRERFVRGIFTIFGHGNVVGIGQALEEEMGSLEVYQGKNEQGMAHAAAAFAKQKNRKQIYACTSSVGPGAANMITAAATATANNIPLLLLPGDVFASRQPDPVLQQIEQPHNLSISTNDAFKAVSKYWDRVNRPEQLMTAMINAMRVLTDSAETGAVTIALPQDVQGEAYDYPLSFFKERVHRIDRRSPSEAALQDAIEVIARKKTPIIVCGGGVRYSEAGETLRKFAEAFHIPFGETQAGKSAIVSSHPLNLGGIGVTGNSAANDIAHGADLVIGIGTRFTDFTTGSKSVFTNENVEFLTINVSEFHAGKLDAIKVVADAKVTLECLGEKLKEVGYKTAYTDQIEKAQMAWQMELDRLNKVNYSSKGFIPEVDGCFSEEKIAEYNHVLQSALTQTAVIGELNRLFDDSAVVVGASGSLPGDLQRVWRAKEAGTYHMEYGYSCMGYEVSGALGVKLAEPEREVYAMTGDGSYLMLHSELVTSIQEDIKINVILFDNIGFGCINNLQMGNGMGSFYTEFRKRNGKNGKLDGDLMKIDFAKQADAYGVKTYSVRTLEELQFAVEDAKKQLVSTLIDIKVLPKTMTHGYGAGWHVGIAEVSSNPKINAAYKEKEQFLMGARKY is encoded by the coding sequence ATGCAGACAGTAAAATTAACGACGGCGCAGGCGTTAGTCAAATTTTTAAATCAGCAATATATTGAAGTTGATGGTAAAAGAGAAAGGTTTGTTAGAGGCATTTTTACCATATTTGGTCATGGTAATGTGGTGGGAATTGGACAGGCGTTGGAAGAGGAAATGGGAAGCTTAGAAGTGTATCAAGGTAAAAATGAGCAAGGAATGGCACATGCGGCAGCTGCTTTTGCAAAACAAAAAAACCGCAAGCAAATTTACGCGTGCACATCTTCCGTGGGACCTGGTGCTGCCAATATGATTACAGCTGCTGCAACAGCGACAGCAAATAATATTCCTCTGTTGTTGCTACCAGGCGATGTGTTTGCTAGTAGGCAACCAGATCCAGTATTACAACAAATCGAGCAGCCGCACAATTTATCCATCTCAACGAATGACGCATTTAAGGCAGTTAGTAAATATTGGGACAGGGTCAACAGACCGGAACAGCTTATGACGGCTATGATTAATGCGATGAGGGTATTGACTGACTCGGCAGAAACGGGGGCTGTTACTATTGCGCTGCCCCAAGATGTACAAGGCGAGGCTTACGATTATCCCCTGTCTTTCTTTAAAGAGCGGGTACATCGAATCGATCGAAGATCTCCTTCAGAAGCTGCACTTCAAGATGCAATTGAAGTGATAGCAAGAAAGAAGACGCCGATTATCGTGTGTGGTGGTGGCGTGAGGTATTCGGAAGCGGGCGAAACACTTAGGAAATTTGCAGAAGCTTTTCATATACCTTTTGGCGAAACACAAGCAGGGAAAAGTGCAATCGTAAGCAGTCATCCTTTAAACTTAGGAGGAATTGGTGTTACGGGAAATTCTGCTGCCAATGACATTGCTCATGGTGCAGATCTTGTAATTGGTATTGGAACTAGATTTACTGATTTTACTACTGGCTCTAAAAGCGTTTTTACAAATGAAAACGTTGAATTTTTGACAATAAATGTTTCGGAATTTCATGCTGGTAAGTTAGATGCGATAAAAGTGGTCGCTGATGCAAAGGTCACCTTAGAATGCTTAGGTGAGAAGCTAAAAGAGGTAGGATACAAAACGGCGTACACTGATCAAATCGAGAAGGCGCAAATGGCTTGGCAGATGGAATTGGACAGATTGAATAAAGTTAATTATTCTTCAAAGGGATTTATACCTGAAGTGGATGGCTGCTTTAGTGAAGAAAAGATTGCGGAGTATAATCATGTTTTGCAGTCAGCATTAACACAAACTGCAGTAATTGGTGAGCTCAATCGCTTATTTGATGATAGTGCTGTTGTTGTCGGTGCATCAGGTAGTTTGCCAGGTGATTTGCAAAGAGTATGGCGTGCTAAAGAAGCGGGAACGTATCATATGGAATATGGATATTCTTGCATGGGATATGAAGTTTCAGGAGCTTTAGGTGTTAAACTAGCCGAACCAGAACGAGAAGTTTACGCGATGACGGGTGATGGAAGTTATTTAATGCTTCATTCTGAACTAGTGACAAGTATTCAAGAAGACATAAAAATCAATGTTATATTGTTTGATAATATTGGCTTTGGGTGTATCAATAATTTGCAAATGGGTAATGGAATGGGAAGCTTCTACACGGAGTTTAGAAAGCGCAATGGGAAAAACGGTAAGCTAGATGGAGATCTTATGAAAATAGATTTTGCCAAACAGGCTGATGCCTATGGGGTAAAAACCTATTCTGTACGTACATTAGAAGAATTACAATTTGCTGTTGAAGATGCAAAGAAGCAGCTAGTATCAACATTGATTGATATTAAAGTACTGCCAAAAACAATGACTCATGGCTATGGGGCGGGATGGCATGTTGGTATCGCTGAAGTGTCTTCAAATCCTAAAATTAATGCTGCTTATAAAGAAAAAGAACAGTTCTTGATGGGTGCAAGAAAGTATTAA
- a CDS encoding DeoR/GlpR family DNA-binding transcription regulator, whose amino-acid sequence MKINRLSEIQKYIREVENVSLDTLCDVFKVSKNTIRRDVTELQKKGLITKVYGGITINQKNPNELFESREPFESREGKNQAEKIAIAKLASELVEDGDVIFIDSGTTTKHMIPFLALKENITIITSNLHVILASIPYPKLNIISTGGVLYRETISLTGIGVISFLKDYNISKSFLASTGVSLAKGVTNISPLESEIKRYLVENSITTSLLVDHSKIDIASLMTYCRLEDLKFFITDKLPPKEYIDFFAANDITLLTPQ is encoded by the coding sequence TTGAAAATCAATCGACTTAGTGAAATTCAAAAGTATATACGGGAAGTAGAAAATGTATCTTTGGATACATTATGTGACGTTTTTAAAGTTTCCAAAAATACAATTCGCAGAGATGTTACTGAATTACAGAAAAAAGGGCTCATCACAAAAGTGTATGGTGGCATTACAATTAACCAGAAGAATCCCAATGAATTATTTGAATCACGAGAACCATTTGAATCTAGGGAGGGAAAAAATCAAGCTGAAAAAATAGCAATTGCAAAGCTTGCAAGTGAATTGGTAGAAGACGGCGATGTTATATTTATTGATTCCGGGACAACGACAAAACACATGATTCCTTTCCTTGCTCTTAAAGAAAATATCACGATTATTACATCAAACTTACACGTTATTCTTGCTTCTATTCCTTATCCAAAATTAAATATAATTTCAACTGGCGGAGTTCTTTATCGGGAAACCATTTCACTTACCGGCATCGGTGTCATTAGTTTTTTAAAGGATTATAATATTTCCAAATCCTTTTTAGCTTCAACAGGAGTGTCGTTAGCCAAAGGTGTAACTAATATATCCCCTCTTGAGTCGGAAATAAAACGCTACTTAGTAGAAAATAGTATCACGACTTCATTACTAGTTGATCATTCTAAAATAGATATTGCTTCTCTAATGACTTATTGTCGATTAGAAGATTTAAAATTTTTTATCACTGATAAACTCCCACCAAAAGAATATATAGACTTTTTTGCTGCAAATGATATAACCCTTTTAACACCGCAATAA
- a CDS encoding MFS transporter has protein sequence MNLFKWFLTGEAKPRIQDPEQVKKMYTRARWQGMTAMILGYGMYYVMKMTLGVAKKPMIQAGFSATELGQIGAGLLIAYAFGKCFHGFLGDRCSVKKLVPIGLLGSAIVNVILGFTPYFWAFMVLWFVNGWFQSMGSAPCIVGITQWFPKSQVATQYGVFSIAHYLGEGATFIFSAMLIVKFGWESAFLYPGLACLIIAFIMYKFMFDRPEAYGLPTANEYNGEVVEVVKEKQKTTKEAQIEVIKNPYVWLVALSATCMGIARYSISSWGVIYLQEVKAYDLVAAGSVLAITPLMGGIGSFASGFISDKIFKSNHALTTIFFGLVMLGGLVGFCLNPAGHQMLDTVFMAIFGFGLGVILCFVGGMLAVDLCSQKAAGAAMGVVGLLAYAGAAVQDVLNGMLMDASKLMINGKIVYNFDNIKMFWIGSVILMIVLLVPILWAKKAQAKKDAELLNTAG, from the coding sequence ATGAATTTATTCAAATGGTTCTTAACTGGTGAAGCAAAGCCGCGTATTCAGGATCCTGAGCAAGTAAAGAAGATGTATACCAGGGCTAGATGGCAGGGAATGACTGCAATGATCTTGGGTTATGGTATGTATTATGTCATGAAAATGACTTTAGGTGTTGCCAAGAAACCTATGATACAAGCTGGTTTTTCGGCTACCGAATTGGGACAAATTGGTGCAGGATTACTTATTGCATACGCGTTTGGTAAGTGCTTTCATGGATTTCTTGGTGACAGGTGCAGTGTCAAAAAGCTAGTGCCTATTGGCCTGCTTGGCTCAGCTATAGTTAATGTTATACTAGGATTTACCCCTTATTTTTGGGCGTTCATGGTACTTTGGTTTGTCAATGGCTGGTTTCAGTCGATGGGCTCGGCACCATGTATTGTTGGTATCACTCAATGGTTTCCCAAGAGTCAAGTTGCTACCCAATATGGTGTATTTAGTATTGCTCATTATCTAGGTGAAGGTGCTACATTCATATTTTCAGCAATGTTAATTGTTAAATTTGGTTGGGAGTCTGCATTTTTGTATCCAGGACTCGCTTGTTTGATTATTGCATTTATCATGTATAAATTTATGTTTGACCGACCAGAAGCATATGGCTTACCAACTGCGAATGAATATAATGGAGAGGTTGTAGAAGTAGTAAAGGAAAAACAGAAAACTACAAAAGAAGCACAAATCGAAGTAATAAAGAATCCATACGTTTGGTTAGTTGCATTAAGCGCTACTTGTATGGGGATTGCTCGTTATTCAATAAGCAGCTGGGGTGTTATTTATCTCCAAGAGGTTAAAGCTTATGATTTGGTGGCGGCCGGTAGTGTACTTGCTATAACGCCTTTAATGGGAGGAATTGGATCCTTTGCATCGGGTTTTATTTCAGATAAAATCTTTAAATCAAACCATGCGTTAACGACTATATTTTTTGGACTTGTCATGCTGGGGGGATTAGTTGGCTTTTGTTTAAATCCAGCAGGACATCAAATGTTAGATACTGTATTTATGGCGATTTTTGGTTTTGGTTTAGGTGTTATACTCTGTTTTGTCGGCGGCATGCTTGCAGTTGATCTTTGTTCACAAAAGGCTGCTGGCGCTGCTATGGGGGTAGTTGGATTGTTAGCTTATGCAGGTGCCGCAGTACAAGACGTACTCAATGGCATGCTGATGGATGCCAGTAAACTTATGATAAACGGTAAAATTGTATATAACTTTGATAACATTAAGATGTTTTGGATTGGTTCTGTAATTCTTATGATTGTGCTGCTTGTACCAATCTTGTGGGCAAAAAAAGCCCAAGCTAAAAAAGATGCTGAACTGCTAAATACAGCGGGTTAA
- the iolE gene encoding myo-inosose-2 dehydratase produces the protein MFDTANVKLGIAPIAWTNDDMPDLGKENTFEQCISEMALAGFTGSEVGNKYPRDTKTLKKALQLRGIEIASAWFSAFLTVKPFSEVAAAFKEHRDFLCEMGAKVIVVSEQGHSIQGKLDMPIFTKKPHFSEEEWSKLAEGLNKLGELAQEKDMKVVYHHHMGTGVQTEEEIDKLMAMTDEKLVYLLFDTGHLVFSGEDYLKVLNKHIHRIKHVHLKDIRADLMPKIKNSNLSFLDSVRLGAFTVPGDGCINFVPVFEVLAKNNYKGWFIVEAEQDPEKANPLEYAMKARDYIKQTTGL, from the coding sequence ATGTTTGATACTGCTAATGTAAAACTTGGTATAGCCCCAATTGCGTGGACGAACGATGATATGCCAGATTTGGGCAAAGAGAATACTTTTGAACAGTGTATTAGTGAAATGGCACTCGCTGGATTTACAGGCAGTGAGGTTGGTAATAAATACCCGAGAGATACAAAAACTCTAAAAAAAGCATTACAACTTCGTGGTATTGAAATTGCTAGTGCTTGGTTTAGTGCTTTTCTAACGGTGAAACCATTTTCAGAAGTTGCAGCAGCGTTTAAAGAACATCGTGACTTCTTATGTGAGATGGGAGCAAAGGTGATTGTTGTATCAGAGCAAGGTCACAGCATTCAAGGAAAACTGGATATGCCGATATTTACTAAAAAACCACATTTTTCTGAGGAAGAGTGGAGTAAGCTTGCTGAGGGGCTTAATAAACTTGGAGAGTTAGCCCAAGAAAAGGATATGAAGGTCGTATACCATCACCATATGGGAACAGGGGTTCAAACTGAGGAAGAAATTGATAAACTAATGGCAATGACTGATGAAAAATTAGTATATTTGTTATTTGATACTGGGCATCTAGTATTCTCCGGGGAAGATTATTTGAAAGTGTTGAATAAACATATCCATCGAATTAAACATGTTCACCTAAAGGATATCAGAGCAGATTTAATGCCAAAAATTAAGAACTCAAACCTTAGCTTTTTAGATTCTGTGAGGCTCGGTGCTTTTACTGTTCCGGGAGACGGATGCATTAACTTTGTACCGGTGTTCGAGGTACTAGCAAAAAATAATTACAAAGGCTGGTTTATCGTTGAAGCAGAGCAAGATCCTGAAAAAGCCAATCCTTTGGAGTACGCAATGAAAGCTAGAGATTATATAAAACAAACAACGGGGCTTTAA
- a CDS encoding iron-containing alcohol dehydrogenase encodes MNNIFLMPSKILSGIGAINQLEPHVRNKGDKALIVSDNIMTKIGNVERVSNILDKCGISYEVYDEVNSEPTDVVVEKGVAVFQQTNCKFIIALGGGSPIDAAKAIGFMSVSSGKINDYMGEVINTEIPYLVAIPTTAGTGSEVTQFTIITDTENNVKMLLKGPALMPKLAVVDPEFTVTTPPAVTVATGIDALTHAIEAYTSKRAQPLSDVFALSAIKRIYDNLNVVFKNGQNMQARYEMSLGALEAGIAFNNSSVTIVHGMSRPIGAIFHVPHGVSNAILLAKCLEYAIAGHVTRFAEIAKTIGIYKETMSELEAAQKLVSVIEQFCKTLQVPTLEELKINRDEFYRNLDKMAEDALESGSPANALRNFNKDEIIEIYIKLWE; translated from the coding sequence TTGAATAATATTTTTTTAATGCCATCTAAAATATTATCTGGCATTGGCGCAATAAACCAACTAGAACCACATGTTAGGAACAAAGGAGATAAAGCTCTCATTGTAAGTGATAATATAATGACCAAAATCGGAAATGTTGAGAGAGTATCTAATATACTGGACAAATGTGGAATTTCCTATGAAGTATACGATGAAGTGAATAGCGAGCCTACCGACGTAGTTGTAGAAAAAGGTGTTGCAGTTTTTCAGCAAACTAATTGCAAGTTTATTATTGCCTTGGGTGGCGGAAGTCCTATTGATGCGGCAAAGGCGATTGGTTTTATGTCTGTTAGCAGTGGGAAAATCAATGATTATATGGGTGAAGTTATTAATACGGAAATCCCTTACCTAGTGGCAATTCCGACAACAGCGGGAACGGGGTCGGAAGTTACGCAGTTTACAATTATTACTGACACTGAAAACAATGTAAAGATGTTGTTGAAAGGACCGGCCTTAATGCCGAAGCTCGCTGTAGTCGATCCTGAATTTACGGTAACAACTCCGCCAGCGGTAACGGTTGCAACTGGTATTGACGCCTTAACTCATGCGATTGAGGCATATACATCAAAACGTGCTCAGCCCTTATCGGATGTTTTTGCCTTGTCAGCAATCAAACGTATCTACGATAATTTAAATGTAGTATTTAAAAATGGCCAGAACATGCAAGCAAGGTATGAAATGTCGTTAGGTGCCTTGGAAGCTGGTATTGCTTTTAATAATTCTTCAGTAACAATTGTGCATGGTATGAGTAGGCCTATTGGAGCTATTTTTCATGTTCCCCATGGTGTATCGAATGCGATTTTGCTTGCGAAATGTTTAGAATATGCTATTGCTGGTCATGTTACGAGGTTTGCTGAGATCGCTAAAACCATTGGTATCTATAAAGAAACTATGAGTGAACTAGAAGCCGCTCAAAAACTAGTAAGTGTGATAGAACAGTTTTGTAAGACGTTACAGGTGCCAACTTTAGAAGAATTGAAGATAAATAGAGATGAATTTTATCGAAATCTTGATAAAATGGCAGAAGATGCTCTTGAAAGTGGTAGTCCGGCTAATGCATTGCGAAATTTTAACAAGGACGAAATTATAGAAATCTATATAAAGTTATGGGAATAA
- a CDS encoding phosphatase: protein MVSIIADLHTHTLACGHGFSTVTEVIRAAADCKLEAVALTEHGPGYPGGVGIAYFNTYRDIPPEMFGIKVFKGCEANLMNFSGELDFDAERLAKMDVVIASCHKEVTPIGSVEENTAMYIGAIKNPYVDIIGHPDSPLYPVDMEKIVKAAVEYNVALEVNNSSPAARPGSEAICTEMIQYAKRFGAKLAVGSDAHYHLIVGRFDYAFAIINQLEYPLDRVINTSMETLLSHLRRNR from the coding sequence ATGGTAAGCATTATTGCGGATTTGCATACGCACACCCTTGCTTGTGGACATGGCTTTAGTACTGTTACAGAAGTCATCCGTGCAGCGGCTGATTGCAAACTAGAAGCGGTGGCTTTAACTGAACATGGTCCAGGCTATCCAGGGGGTGTGGGAATTGCTTATTTTAATACCTACCGAGATATCCCTCCTGAAATGTTTGGGATCAAGGTTTTTAAAGGATGCGAAGCAAACCTCATGAATTTTTCTGGTGAATTGGATTTTGATGCTGAGCGCTTGGCTAAAATGGATGTAGTGATTGCTAGTTGCCATAAAGAAGTAACTCCGATTGGCTCAGTCGAGGAAAATACAGCAATGTATATAGGGGCAATCAAAAACCCTTATGTAGATATTATTGGACATCCTGATTCGCCCTTATATCCAGTTGATATGGAGAAAATAGTAAAAGCTGCAGTTGAATATAATGTAGCTTTAGAAGTTAATAATAGTTCACCAGCTGCTCGTCCAGGAAGTGAGGCAATTTGTACGGAAATGATTCAGTATGCTAAACGTTTCGGGGCAAAATTAGCAGTTGGCTCTGATGCCCATTATCATCTTATAGTCGGACGATTTGACTATGCTTTTGCTATAATTAATCAACTTGAATATCCATTAGATCGAGTAATTAACACATCGATGGAGACGTTGCTCTCTCATCTCAGACGAAATAGATAG